gctcagtcgtgtccaactctttgcagccccatgaatcgcagcactccaggcctccctgtccatcaccaactcccggagttcactcagactcgcatccatcgagtccgtgatgccatccagccatctcatcctcggtcgtccccttctcctcctgcccccaatccctcccagcatcagagtcttttccaatgagtcaactcttcacatgaggtggccaaagtactggagtttcggcttcagcatcattccctccaaagaaatcccagggctgatctccttcagaatggacaggttggatctccttgcagtccaagggactctcaagagtcttctccaacaccacagttcaaaagcatcagttcttcggtgctcagctttcttcacagtccgttgtgtccagctctttgcaaccctatgaactgtagcccaccaggctcccgtatccatggaattctccaggcaacaatgctggagtgagttgccatgccctcctccaggggatcttactgacccagggattgaacccatgtctcttgcctctctggcattagcaggttctttaccactagtgccaccagggaagctggacaaGATGCATATTGCTTCTAAATGGAATGCAAGAGAATTATAAATTTAGGAATTTTACTAAACTTGTTCCACATGCCGAGAACATCATTtggttttcttactgtttttcccAAGTACAGATTTTCTTTCACATTAATTTTCCTTCTgatgtatatatgtgattttgaccTTTTCAAGACAAATTGACAACTAAGATGAAAGGAAAGTAAAGACAATCTGTGAATCATATTTCAAAGATCAATAGAAGTGCAGAATGCACTATTTCTGGTCATTAAAATGGGTTTCATTGTTCAATTTGTTACATAGGGTGTGCTTTTTCCTCTAGCTTAGAAAATGAAGTGTTAATGTACTGCTGGAGTACACAATTTAGTGGTGAAGGAGACCCCCAAATCACATAACATGAACATTCCTATTTATTAATGAAGAAAGTGAGGCCTACAGAAGACAAGTGATCTCCCCAGAATTTTTAATGAGTGGTTAATAAGAGTTGATATGAAGATCTGGTTCCCAGTGACTCAGGCAGACACCCTATTCGATGAGTCACATCTGTCTGAAAAAAATATGGAATCTTCTAAAATATTGAGcatttattttctaatgaatttttttaaagtagggaATTATAGTGGAGATAGTTTTAGGAATTCTGTCACCAACCACTGGgggcaaataaaatattttgactgGGTTAAGCTTGATGAAAACTAGTTTCCAATTCAGTACAACTATTTTAAAGCAAGAGAAGCACCATTGTTATTGTCTACCAAGTCTTTTTGAGAAGACACAGCTGGACATGGCAGGCTATAAAAGAAAGCAGACGTTAACAAACACACAAcactctttcattttcaaagcacttttgATTTTATTCAGGAACATACTTTGAAAGCTTAGTGGTATGGTTGAAGAATTAGCTAAAAGTCCTATAACTGACAGTATGTTCCCAATACTTCCTTAGGTAACTTGAGTACTGCATGACTTGCACGTATCTTGGATCTTCTGGTAGCTACAAATTTTCAAGTTGTAGACATGATCAAACTTGATCTTGGATCTTCTTGTAGGTGCAACTTTTCAGGGTGGGAGACATCAGGAAAATTCAGTCCTGGATCTTCTCTTAGGTTCAACTTGTCAAGGTGGAAACATCAATTAAACTCAGCCTTGGATATTCTTGTAGGTACAATTTTTCACGGTGCAGATGTTAATAAAACCATTTTTAGATAGTCTAGTAGGTGAAATTTTTCAAGGTATGGATGTTAATTAAACTCGGTGCATTTTTCTTGAGATTTCTTTGATCTTTTTCCTATCTCCTAATTTTGCTTATGCTTCCTAAACCGATCAGCCATTGATCGGAGGTTGGGTGGCACAATCTGGTTGGCTCTTTGGAGAATTTTAATCAACTCATCAGCAATTTTCCAATCATCTTGGGTCACAAGAGTGATTGATTCACCTGTTCTCCCTGCTCTTCCAgtacgtccaactctgtgtacaTATTCTTCAATATTGCGTGGAAAATTGTAATTATATACATGTGTGACATCAGTGACATCAAGACCTCTGGATGCTAAATCGGTAGCGATCAGTATTTTCACTCTTCCACTTCTGAAGTCCTCTAATGCTTGGTTTCGATCACTCTGTTCCCTGTCACCGTGCAGGGACTGGACAGGTATTCCTTGAATACCTAAATCACTCGATAAGTCATCAGCCACAAGTTTTCTGCCAACAAACACGATGACTTTGTCTTTGGGTGACAGACTCTGTAGGAATTCTTGGATCAGAGATCGTTTTTCCTCTTCAGTGGTAACAATTATGTTTTGCTTCACAGTATTTACAGCAACTAGATCCAGAGTACCAACATAAACAATCATAGGCTGTTTCAAATAAGACTGGGCTAGTCTATGGGTCGAGTCTGGCCAAGATGCAGTTGTCATTACAGTCTGTCTATCTGGGCGCACATCTAATAAGATCTTCATTATTTGGTGTTCAAACCCCAGATCCAGCATTTTATCTGCCTCATCCAAAACCAAGTAGGTTATGCTTCTTAGGTTGACAAGGTTATTCATTTGTAGATCATTCAGTCTTCCAGGAGTTGCAATAATGATGTCTACACCTTTGGTAACATCTtgtatttgtccttttctgtttCCACCACCATATATACAAACACTTTTAAGACCTTTATATAAGTACTTAGAGCATTCAGCTTCTACTTGCAGAGCTAATTCTCTAGTGGGTGTAAGGACCAGCATGCCAGGtccattcctttgctttctggatACTGGTtgagaatgtatatgtataaacccAGGCATTAAATAGGATAGTGTTTTGCCTGTTCCAGTTTGTGCAATCCCTATAAGATCTATTCCTTGTAGAATAATTGGCCATGCTTGAGACTGAATTGGTGTTGGCTTTTGAAAACCAGCTCTCCTAATGCTTTGCATAATCTCAGGATATTGTTGGAAAGCATCTTCGAATGTACAGGTGGGCTTGGGTATGGGACGTTTCTCACCCTCTGTCAAATCATCACACCTTATGTTGAAATTTTCCTTTCTCCAACTTTCCACTTGGGCTTCAGACAATGACTGTGTTGCTTTGGATTCTATGTATAAGTTTTTCTTAATTGGTGGTAAATctgcccattttctttttttccactctgtCACTCCAGCTTTTACCTGATCCCAGTCTATCCGTGGCTGAGCTGCTCTAGCAGTGACATCTTTTGGCCGGGCAGCTCTGGGCTTGtgatctctgggctgggccacTATGGCTGCATAGTCTCTAGGCTGGGCCACTGTGGCCGCATAGTCTCTAGGCTGGGCCACTCTGGTGTTGTCTTTGGCCTGAGCCTCTCGGGCCCCGTGGACTCTGGGCTCGGCCCCTCTGGTGGCATCATCATCTCCGGGCTGGGCCACTGTGGTGGTGTCATCTTTGGCCTGGGTCTCTCtggctgtggggtctctgggctgGGTCCCTCTGGTGGCATCGTCTCTGGGCTGGGCCACTGTGGTGGTGTCATCTTTGGCCTGGGTCCCTCTGGTGGCATCATCTCTGGGCTGGGCCCCTCTGGTGGCATcatctctgggctgggccacTGTGGTGGTGTCATCTTTGGCCTGGGTCTCTCTGGCTGTGGGGTCTCTGGCCTGGGTCCCTCTGGTGGCATcatctctgggctgggccacTGTGATGGTGTCATCTTTGGCCTGGGTCTCTCTGGCTGTGGGGTCTCTGGCCTGGGTCCCTCTGGTGGCATCGTCTCTGGGCTGGGCCACTGTGATGGTGTCATCTTTGGCCTGGGTCTCTCTGGCTGTGGAGTCTCTGGGCTGGGTCCCTCTGGTGGCATcatctctgggctgggccacTGTGATGGTGTCATCTTTGGCCTGGGCCTCTCTGGCTGTGGAGTCTCTGGGCTGGGCCCTTCTGGTGGCATTATCATCTCTGGGCTGTGCTGCTCTGGCAGCATCATCGTCTTTGACTTGGGGGTCTCTGGCCTCATGGTCTCCAGGCTGGGCCCTTCTGGTAGCATTGTCTTTGGGCTGGGCCAGTATGGCCGCATAGTTTCTGGGCTGGGCCACTATGGCCGCATAGTCTCTGGGCTGGACCTCTTTGGTGATGTCGTTGTCTTTGGCCTGGGCCTCTCTGGTTGCGTGGTCTCTACCAGCATCCtcgtctctgggctgggaagctcTGGAGGCAGTTTCTCTGGGCTGGGCCCCTCTGGTGATGGTGTCGTCTTCAGCCTGGGCCTCTCTGGCCACGTCGTCTCCTGGCTGGGCCCTTCTGGCGGCATTATcatctctgggctgggccacTACGGCTGCATAGCCTCTGGGCTGGGCCACTATGGCTGCATAGTCTCTGGGCTGGGCTGCTTTGGTGGTGTCATCTTTGGGTTGAGTGGCTCTGATGGTGTTACTTCTGCTCCAGCCTTTCCCGGCAAAAGCTTGAGAGGCAGCACTATCAACATTGCATTCTGAACTGTagcttctttcttgtttcttaacaAGAGTTTCTATAGCCACTTTGGCCTTGGCCTTCATGTCTTTCCTGCCAAAAATGTTTACCTCAGCTTCAGGACCACCTTTTATGATCTGTATTTTTGTACTGGTAGAATCCTGGATATCTCTTATTTTGGATCCCCCACGACCAATCACCGCACCAATCATGCTGCTCTTGATGAGAAAGCAGAGCGGTGGGTCTCGGTAATTGGACGCCCTAGACTCTGCACGGCCAGAGGCGTGGCTCCAGCCCCAGCCTCTGCCACCCCTGCCATCCCGACGGACCTGGCGATCTCGTAGATCTCTCAAAGTAGGTTCCATCCTCTTCTGCTCTGGCGCCCACGCCATTTGTGGGCAATGGTAAAGTCTAAGTGCTGGCTTCTCGTCTAACTTGGGCTAGAAAAAGAGGTGTCATCTGGCTCCTTTCTCATCTCCTGCGGCTGGAGACCAACTGACCACCAGCTGGTCTGCAGCTATACTGCTGTTACCTAGGAAGTTTGTCTCTGATATAGTGTCAGTTGGGCGGGGCTTTGGATAGGCTGACCAATCACAGGGCTGGGCCTACTGTGAGGTAACAGGTGCCTGTGAGGCAAAATTTAAAGCGACAGTCACTCTCAGGGGCTGACCCTACCTGTGCTTAAAGGGCCCTGAGTGTTTACCCAGCTTCAGTgggtaaatgtaatgtgcttgaatcatccccaaaccgtccccacccccacccccacctctcccaTCCGTGGAAAAAGTGTCTTATTGGTCCCTGGTACCCAACAGGCTGAAACCATTGCTGTAGATTGTAGGGTGTTAAGCAGCATCCTTGACGTCTACCCACTAGGTACCAACAGCAGaatgccaccaccacccccaaaccCCCAACATTAAAATAACCAGTACTGTCTGTCTTCACATATGGTTAAATGTGTCCCAGAGAGAAGAGGCAAAAAATGCCCTGGTTGAAAACCACTGTTCCATTAATATTTCTACATACATTTCCCCATACAGTAGCTCTCCTTTTCAGCCCTGTCTTGAAAAACAAATGcatgtttcttcattttactCACTGGgtggtattttttgttgtttcttgaacGTGATTAAAGAACCTCACTTTCTCTCTTGAGAGGCTTTTACCCTTTTCTCTAACGAATACAGCATTGTCCCTAAGAGGAATTCTGGCAAATAACATACACTCCCGCTTTCTAACCACTCATCATTTCTTGTCCGAATGAATGGGAACAGGCCTTTTGAGTTTCTCTCACAGGTTCTCCTGTGGACTGCTTTTGCACTGGGGTCTATTGACATGCTATTTCACTAAATCTGAACGTGTGGGCAGTCTCAAGATAAGCATATCACCTCGCACATAGTAACTTGTGTTGATGtgaaaagaatgtacatattGGAGTCAGGCATAGCTGGGTAAAAATAGCATACAATTCCTCTTTAATCAGATTTAGTAACCTTATGCAATTTACTTCCTCTGACATTATTTTAGCTTCTGCAAAACATGGGTTAAGATTACCCTCCAAGTGAATTTTCAATAAAGATTATTGGTTACAAAACAAAGTACCTGTATATAGCAAACACTCAAAACTGTTCACTAGTGTTGTTAATTTTATCAGGAGATATCAACACTTTTATAACAAGTCTTTAAAGTCAGAACCTGAACTTTAAACAACTATACCTAGAATGTTTACctctttatttcacttaactTCTGAATTTTTGTTGTGGTTACAGCTGAGGCATGCTGGGGAAAAGATTGctggattattatttttaatttcccagaAATGGTAAGGCTTTATTAATGATAATGTTCTCTTAAACACTGGATTATGAAATTTAGCATCATTTGTAAGGATATCTTCTTGCAATGTGAGAAGACGCATACGTGtgtgctgcgtcgcttcagttcagttcaatttagtcgctcagtcgtgtccaactctttgcagccccatgaatcgcagcactccaggcctccctgtccatcaccaactcccggagttcactcagactcgcatccatcgagtccgtgatgccatccagccatctcatcctcggtcgtccccttctcctcctgcccccaatccctcccagcatcagagtcttttccaatgagtcaactcttcacatgaggtggccaaagtactggagtttcggcttcagcatcattccctccaaagaaatcccagggctgatctccttcagaatggacaggttggatctccttgcagtccaagggactctcaagagtcttctccaacaccacagttcaaaagcatcagttcttcggtgctcagctttcttcacagtccgttgtgtccagctctttgcaaccctatgaactgtagcccaccaggctcccgtatccatggaattctccaggcaacaatgctggagtgagttgccatgccctcctccaggggatcttactgacccagggattgaacccatgtctcttgcctctctggcattagcaggttctttaccactagtgccaccagggaagctggacaaGATGCATATTGCTTCTAAATGGAATGCAAGAGAATTATAAATTTAGGAATTTTACTAAACTTGTTCCACATGCCGAGAACATCATTtggttttcttactgtttttcccAAGTACAGATTTTCTTTCACATTAATTTTCCTTCTgatgtatatatgtgattttgaccTTTTCAAGACAAATTGACAACTAAGATGAAAGGAAAGTAAAGACAATCTGTGAATCATATTTCAAAGATCAATAGAAGTGCAGAATGCACTATTTCTGGTCATTAAAATGGGTTTCATTGTTCAATTTGTTACATAGGGTGTGCTTTTTCCTCTAGCTTAGAAAATGAAGTGTTAATGTACTGCTGGAGTACACAATTTAGTGGAGAAGGAGACCCCCAAATCACATAACATGAACATTCCTATTTATTAATGAAGAAAGTGAGGCCTACAGAAGACAAGTGATCTCCCCAGAATTTTTAATGAGTGGTTAATAAGAGTTGATATGAAGATCTGGTTCCCAGTGACTCAGGCAGACACCCTATTCGATGAGTCACATCTGTCTGAAAAAAATATGGAATCTTCTAAAATATTGAGcatttattttctaatgaatttttttaaagtagggaATTATAGTGGAGATAGTTTTAGGAATTCTGTCACCAACCACTGGgggcaaataaaatattttgactgGGTTAAGCTTGATGAAAACTAGTTTCCAATTCAGTACAACTATTTTAAAGTAAGAGAAGCACCATTGTTATTGTCTACCAAGTCTTTTTGAGAAGACACAGCTGGACATGGCAGGCTATAAAAGAAAGCAGACGTTAACAAACACACAAcactctttcattttcaaagcacttttgATTTTATTCAGGAACATACTTTGAAAGCTTAGTGGTATGGTTGAAGAATTAGCTAAAAGTCCTATAACTGACAGTATGTTCCCAATACTTCCTTAGGTAACTTGAGTACTGCATGACTTGCACGTATCTTGGATCTTCTGGTAGCTACAAATTTTCAAGTTGTAGACATGATCAAACTTGATCTTGGATCTTCTTGTAGGTGCAACTTTTCAGGGTGGGAGACATCAGGAAAATTCAGTCCTGGATCTTCTCTTAGGTTCAACTTGTCAAGGTGGAAACATCAATTAAACTCAGCCTTGGATATTCTTGTAGGTACAATTTTTCACGGTGCAGATGTTAATAAAACCATTTTTAGATAGTCTAGTAGGTGAAATTTTTCAAGGTATGGATGTTAATTAAACTCGGTGCATTTTTCTTGAGATTTCTTTGATCTTTTTCCTATCTCCTAATTTTGCTTATGCTTCCTAAACCGATCAGCCATTGATCGGAGGTTGGGTGGCACAATCTGGTTGGCTCTTTGGAGAATTTTAATCAACTCATCAGCAATTTTCCAATCATCTTGGGTCACAAGAGTGATTGATTCACCTGTTCTCCCTGCTCTTCCAgtacgtccaactctgtgtacaTATTCTTCAATATTGCGTGGAAAATTGTAATTATATACATGTGTGACATCAGTGACATCAAGACCTCTGGATGCTAAATCGGTAGCGATCAGTATTTTCACTCTTCCACTTCTGAAGTCCTCTAATGCTTGGTTTCGATCACTCTGTTCCCTGTCACCGTGCAGGGACTGGACAGGTATTCCTTGAATACCTAAATCACTCGATAAGTCATCAGCCACAAGTTTTCTGCCAACAAACACGATGACTTTGTCTTTGGGTGACAGACTCTGTAGGAATTCTTGGATCAGAGATCGTTTTTCCTCTTCAGTGGTAACAATTATGTTTTGCTTCACAGTATTTACAGCAACTAGATCCAGAGTACCAACATAAACAATCATAGGCTGTTTCAAATAAGACTGGGCTAGTCTACGGGTCGAGTCTGGCCAAGATGCAGTTGTCATTACAGTCTGTCTATCTGGGCGCACATCTAATAAGATCTTCATTATTTGGTGTTCAAACCCCAGATCCAGCATTTTATCTGCCTCATCCAAAACCAAGTAGGTTATGCTTCTTAGGTTGACAAGGTTATTCATTTGTAGATCATTCAGTCTTCCAGGAGTTGCAATAATGATGTCTACACCTTTGGTAACATCTtgtatttgtccttttctgtttCCACCACCATATATACAAACACTTTTAAGACCTTTATATAAGTACTTAGAGCATTCAGCTTCTACTTGCAGAGCTAATTCTCTAGTGGGTGTAAGGACCAGCATGCCAGGtccattcctttgctttctggatACTGGTtgagaatgtatatgtataaacccAGGCATTAAATAGGATAGTGTTTTGCCTGTTCCAGTTTGTGCAATCCCTATAAGATCTATTCCTTGTAGAATAATTGGCCATGCTTGAGACTGAATTGGTGTTGGCTTTTGAAAACCAGCTCTCCTAATGCTTTGCATAATCTCAGGATATTGTTGGAAAGCATCTTCGAATGTACAGGTGGGCTTGGGTATGGGACGTTTCTCACCCTCTGTCAAATCATCACACCTTATGTTGAAATTTTCCTTTCTCCAACTTTCCACTTGGGCTTCAGACAATGACTGTGTTGCTTTGGATTCTATGTATAAGTTTTTCTTAATTGGTGGTAAATctgcccattttctttttttccactctgtCACTCCAGCTTTTACCTGATCCCAGTCTATCCGTGGCTGAGCTGCTCTAGCAGTGACATCTTTTGGCCGGGCAGCTCTGGGCTTGtgatctctgggctgggccacTATGGCTGCATAGTCTCTAGGCTGGGCCACTGTGGCCGCATAGTCTCTAGGCTGGGCCACTCTGGTGTTGTCTTTGGCCTGAGCCTCTCGGGCCCCGTGGACTCTGGGCTCGGCCCCTCTGGTGGCATCATCATCTCCGGGCTGGGCCACTGTGGTGGTGTCATCTTTGGCCTGGGTCTCTCtggctgtggggtctctgggctgGGTCCCTCTGGTGGCATCGTCTCTGGGCTGGGCCACTGTGGTGGTGTCATCTTTGGCCTGGGTCCCTCTGGTGGCATCATCTCTGGGCTGGGCCCCTCTGGTGGCATcatctctgggctgggccacTGTGGTGGTGTCATCTTTGGCCTGGGTCTCTCTGGCTGTGGGGTCTCTGGCCTGGGTCCCTCTGGTGGCATcatctctgggctgggccacTGTGATGGTGTCATCTTTGGCCTGGGTCTCTCTGGCTGTGGGGTCTCTGGCCTGGGTCCCTCTGGTGGCATCGTCTCTGGGCTGGGCCACTGTGATGGTGTCATCTTTGGCCTGGGTCTCTCTGGCTGTGGAGTCTCTGGGCTGGGTCCCTCTGGTGGCATcatctctgggctgggccacTGTGATGGTGTCATCTTTGGCCTGGGCCTCTCTGGCTGTGGAGTCTCTGGGCTGGGCCCTTCTGGTGGCATTATCATCTCTGGGCTGGGCTGCTCTGGCAGCATCATCGTCTTTGACTTGGGGGTCTCTGGCCTCATGGTCTCCAGGCTGGGCCCTTCTGGTAGCATTGTCTTTGGGCTGGGCCAGTATGGCCGCATAGTTTCTGGGCTGGGCCACTATGGCCGCATAGTCTCTGGGCTGGACCTCTTTGGTGATGTCGTTGTCTTTGGCCTGGGCCTCTCTGGTTGCGTGGTCTCTACCAGCATCCtcgtctctgggctgggaagctcTGGAGGCAGTTTCTCTGGGCTGGGCCCCTCTGGCGATGGTGTCGTCTTCAGCCTGGGCCTCTCTGGCCACGTCGTCTCCTGGCTGGGCCCTTCTGGTGGCATTATcatctctgggctgggccacTACGGCTGCATAGCCTCTGGGCTGGGCCACTATGGCTGCATAGTCTCTGGGCTGGGCTGCTTTGGTGGTGTCATCTTTGGGTTGAGTGGCTCTGATGGTGTTACTTCTGCTCCAGCCTTTCCCGGCAAAAGCTTGAGAGGCAGCACTATCAACATTGCATTCTGAACTGTagcttctttcttgtttcttaacaAGAGTTTCTATAGCCACTTTGGCCTTGGCCTTCATGTCTTTCCTGCCAAAAATGTTTACCTCAGCTTCAGGACCACCTTTTATGATCTGTATTTTTGTACTGGTAGAATCCTGGATATCTCTTATTTTGGATCCCCCACGACCAATCACCGCACCAATCATGCTGCTCTTGATGAGAAAGCAGAGCGGTGGGTCTCGGTAATTGGACGCCCTAGACTCTGCACGGCCAGAGGCGTGGCTCCAGCCCCAGCCTCTGCCACCCCTGCCATCCCGACGGACCTGGCGATCTCGTAGATCTCTCAAAGTAGGTTCCATCCTCTTCTGCTCTGGCGCCCACGCCATTTGTGGGCAATGGTAAAGTCTAAGTGCTGGCTTCTCGTCTAACTTGGGCTAGAAAAAGAGGTGTCATCTGGCTCCTTTCTCATCTCCTGCGGCTGGAGACCAACTGACCACCAGCTGGTCTGCAGCTATACTGCTGTTACCTAGGAAGTTTGTCTCTGATATAGTGTCAGTTGGGCGGGGCTTTGGATAGGC
This Budorcas taxicolor isolate Tak-1 chromosome X, Takin1.1, whole genome shotgun sequence DNA region includes the following protein-coding sequences:
- the LOC128070395 gene encoding probable ATP-dependent RNA helicase DDX53 translates to MIGAVIGRGGSKIRDIQDSTSTKIQIIKGGPEAEVNIFGRKDMKAKAKVAIETLVKKQERSYSSECNVDSAASQAFAGKGWSRNVTARAAQPRIDWDQVKAGVTEWKKRKWADLPPIKKNLYIESKATQSLSEAQVESWRKENFNIRCDDLTEGEKRPIPKPTCTFEDAFQQYPEIMQSIRRAGFQKPTPIQSQAWPIILQGIDLIGIAQTGTGKTLSYLMPGFIHIHSQPVSRKQRNGPGMLVLTPTRELALQVEAECSKYLYKGLKSVCIYGGGNRKGQIQDVTKGVDIIIATPGRLNDLQMNNLVNLRSITYLVLDEADKMLDLGFEHQIMKILLDVRPDRQTVMTTASWPDSTHRLAQSYLKQPMIVYVGTLDLVAVNTVKQNIIVTTEEEKRSLIQEFLQSLSPKDKVIVFVGRKLVADDLSSDLGIQGIPVQSLHGDREQSDRNQALEDFRSGRVKILIATDLASRGLDVTDVTHVYNYNFPRNIEEYVHRVGRTGRAGRTGESITLVTQDDWKIADELIKILQRANQIVPPNLRSMADRFRKHKQN
- the LOC128070385 gene encoding probable ATP-dependent RNA helicase DDX53: MIGAVIGRGGSKIRDIQDSTSTKIQIIKGGPEAEVNIFGRKDMKAKAKVAIETLVKKQERSYSSECNVDSAASQAFAGKGWSRNVTARAAQPRIDWDQVKAGVTEWKKRKWADLPPIKKNLYIESKATQSLSEAQVESWRKENFNIRCDDLTEGEKRPIPKPTCTFEDAFQQYPEIMQSIRRAGFQKPTPIQSQAWPIILQGIDLIGIAQTGTGKTLSYLMPGFIHIHSQPVSRKQRNGPGMLVLTPTRELALQVEAECSKYLYKGLKSVCIYGGGNRKGQIQDVTKGVDIIIATPGRLNDLQMNNLVNLRSITYLVLDEADKMLDLGFEHQIMKILLDVRPDRQTVMTTASWPDSTRRLAQSYLKQPMIVYVGTLDLVAVNTVKQNIIVTTEEEKRSLIQEFLQSLSPKDKVIVFVGRKLVADDLSSDLGIQGIPVQSLHGDREQSDRNQALEDFRSGRVKILIATDLASRGLDVTDVTHVYNYNFPRNIEEYVHRVGRTGRAGRTGESITLVTQDDWKIADELIKILQRANQIVPPNLRSMADRFRKHKQN